From the Ostrinia nubilalis chromosome 8, ilOstNubi1.1, whole genome shotgun sequence genome, one window contains:
- the LOC135074027 gene encoding WAP four-disulfide core domain protein 2-like, which produces MLRLCVPIIVLAALVPLYQCAAGSGSPGSCPPTLPVDICTAACGPATPCVNTTQLCCPTACGGAMCVDPVTQRHFLTLVKKGSCPEYPRGVWVCSHSCTGDSDCPRALKCCPNRCGALTCQRPESEAKPTEEPVPY; this is translated from the exons ATGCTGCGCCTCTGTGTCCCGATAATTG TCCTGGCAGCATTGGTGCCTCTGTACCAATGCGCTGCCGGCTCCGGGTCCCCTGGCTCGTGTCCCCCGACGCTGCCAGTGGACATCTGCACCGCGGCGTGCGGCCCGGCGACTCCTTGCGTGAACACCACCCAGCTGTGCTGCCCCACAGCTTGCGGAGGCGCCATGTGCGTTGACCCAGTCACGCAGAGACACTTTCTTACCTTAG TGAAGAAAGGCAGCTGCCCCGAGTACCCGCGAGGAGTATGGGTGTGCTCCCACTCTTGCACGGGAGATTCGGACTGCCCGCGCGCTCTGAAGTGCTGTCCCAACCGCTGCGGCGCGCTCACCTGCCAGCGGCCCGAGAGCGAAGCAAAGCCCACGGAGGAACCTGTGCCTTATTAG